From Triticum aestivum cultivar Chinese Spring chromosome 4A, IWGSC CS RefSeq v2.1, whole genome shotgun sequence, a single genomic window includes:
- the LOC123087499 gene encoding probable WRKY transcription factor 14 isoform X1 — protein MDMEEQANAAATAAREGDLADVVARANSMPYSAGARRQAPPPPPPCAAGRVMIPYEEERQRRPANVACGGGEVTFEAPPSTLVVDPYLLAAAGGYGLPQQHQHQHQQLLAFQISEHACCAAADSDDPMRISPPPPPPPPAPRHQTITSYCGMACTHIPYCRKNDVRKVVCIPAPPVMSNRAGGGGEVIPSDLWAWRKYGQKPIKGSPYPRGYYRCSSSKGCLARKQVERSRSDPNMLVITYTAEHNHPWPMQRNVLAGYARAHTHTAAKKQQKISSSSSADNAASSSSSNSFHVEQINPICGDQLPVSCKMPDSTATAGDGGGLLFEGIQPDEVFAELEELETDNNPMTTSANVYGSRGVSSNYEWHKF, from the exons ATGGATATGGAGGAGCAGGCCAACGCCGCCGCCACTGCAGCGCGGGAAGGCGACCTCGCCGATGTCGTGGCCCGTGCCAACTCAATGCCCTACTCCGCCGGAGCCCGTCGccaagcaccaccaccacctcccccttGTGCGGCAGGTCGCGTCATGATCCCCTACGAGGAGGAGAGACAACGGCGGCCTGCGAACGTCgcctgcggcggcggcgaggttaCCTTTGAGGCCCCGCCCTCAACCCTTGTGGTCGACCCATACCTTCTGGCGGCGGCTGGCGGATATGGGCTGCCGcagcagcaccagcaccagcaccagcaacTGCTGGCTTTCCAGATCTCTGAGCATGCGTGCTGCGCCGCCGCCGACAGCGACGACCCCATGAGGAtctcgccaccgccaccaccaccaccaccggctccTCGTCATCAGACGATCACCAG TTATTGCGGCATGGCTTGCACGCATATACCATACTGCAGAAAGAACGATGTGAGGAAGGTGGTGTGCATCCCGGCGCCACCGGTGATGAGCAACCGggcaggagggggaggggaggtgaTTCCATCTGATCTATGGGCATGGAGGAAGTATGGCCAGAAACCCATCAAGGGCTCTCCTTATCCAAG GGGTTACTACAGATGCAGCAGCTCCAAGGGGTGCCTAGCCCGGAAGCAAGTGGAGCGCAGCCGCAGCGACCCCAACATGCTGGTTATCACCTACACGGCGGAGCACAACCACCCATGGCCAATGCAGCGCAACGTCCTTGCTGGATACGCTCGTGCTCACACGCACACCGCTGCCAAGAAGCAGCAGAAGATCAGCAGCAGTAGCTCCGCTGATAATGCCGCGAGCTCGTCCTCCAGCAACAGTTTCCACGTCGAGCAGATCAATCCTATCTGCGGCGACCAGCTGCCCGTCAGTTGCAAGATGCCGGATAGCACGGCCACCGCCGGAGATGGTGGTGGCCTGTTGTTTGAAGGCATCCAGCCTGACGAGGTCTTTGCAGAGCTGGAGGAGTTGGAGACTGATAATAATCCCATGACGACAAGTGCAAACGTCTACGGATCCAGGGGGGTAAGTAGTAACTACGAGTGGCACAAATTCTAA
- the LOC123087499 gene encoding probable WRKY transcription factor 14 isoform X2 codes for MDMEEQANAAATAAREGDLADVVARANSMPYSAGARRQAPPPPPPCAAGRVMIPYEEERQRRPANVACGGGEVTFEAPPSTLVVDPYLLAAAGGYGLPQQHQHQHQQLLAFQISEHACCAAADSDDPMRISPPPPPPPPAPRHQTITRKNDVRKVVCIPAPPVMSNRAGGGGEVIPSDLWAWRKYGQKPIKGSPYPRGYYRCSSSKGCLARKQVERSRSDPNMLVITYTAEHNHPWPMQRNVLAGYARAHTHTAAKKQQKISSSSSADNAASSSSSNSFHVEQINPICGDQLPVSCKMPDSTATAGDGGGLLFEGIQPDEVFAELEELETDNNPMTTSANVYGSRGVSSNYEWHKF; via the exons ATGGATATGGAGGAGCAGGCCAACGCCGCCGCCACTGCAGCGCGGGAAGGCGACCTCGCCGATGTCGTGGCCCGTGCCAACTCAATGCCCTACTCCGCCGGAGCCCGTCGccaagcaccaccaccacctcccccttGTGCGGCAGGTCGCGTCATGATCCCCTACGAGGAGGAGAGACAACGGCGGCCTGCGAACGTCgcctgcggcggcggcgaggttaCCTTTGAGGCCCCGCCCTCAACCCTTGTGGTCGACCCATACCTTCTGGCGGCGGCTGGCGGATATGGGCTGCCGcagcagcaccagcaccagcaccagcaacTGCTGGCTTTCCAGATCTCTGAGCATGCGTGCTGCGCCGCCGCCGACAGCGACGACCCCATGAGGAtctcgccaccgccaccaccaccaccaccggctccTCGTCATCAGACGATCACCAG AAAGAACGATGTGAGGAAGGTGGTGTGCATCCCGGCGCCACCGGTGATGAGCAACCGggcaggagggggaggggaggtgaTTCCATCTGATCTATGGGCATGGAGGAAGTATGGCCAGAAACCCATCAAGGGCTCTCCTTATCCAAG GGGTTACTACAGATGCAGCAGCTCCAAGGGGTGCCTAGCCCGGAAGCAAGTGGAGCGCAGCCGCAGCGACCCCAACATGCTGGTTATCACCTACACGGCGGAGCACAACCACCCATGGCCAATGCAGCGCAACGTCCTTGCTGGATACGCTCGTGCTCACACGCACACCGCTGCCAAGAAGCAGCAGAAGATCAGCAGCAGTAGCTCCGCTGATAATGCCGCGAGCTCGTCCTCCAGCAACAGTTTCCACGTCGAGCAGATCAATCCTATCTGCGGCGACCAGCTGCCCGTCAGTTGCAAGATGCCGGATAGCACGGCCACCGCCGGAGATGGTGGTGGCCTGTTGTTTGAAGGCATCCAGCCTGACGAGGTCTTTGCAGAGCTGGAGGAGTTGGAGACTGATAATAATCCCATGACGACAAGTGCAAACGTCTACGGATCCAGGGGGGTAAGTAGTAACTACGAGTGGCACAAATTCTAA